From Sporosarcina sp. 6E9, a single genomic window includes:
- a CDS encoding phosphorylcholine transferase LicD, which yields MTVFEMTDENLRLLQLKCLDILLEIDKVCKQNNIDYSLVGGSAIGAVVHKGFIPWDDDIDIVMNRTNFERFKSLSKKELPSNLMLKDFDSDNNFNLLIAKVIDQTTTCVTKSQYGERIVSGVFVDISVFDIVPSNKLLALKQLFYSNLALLFINKRPPENKGKVVKYCSLIAQSILPEKYRYNVIKYSEKKIKAYSNSKKGNLSELVFFNTNRIHFPLDLLDNIIMVKFENYQFPVMKNYHDYLSLRYNRDYTILPDVEERVPHHNIVYLDLNEGFNSFNFKQLDNNI from the coding sequence TTGACAGTTTTTGAAATGACTGATGAAAATTTAAGGTTACTTCAATTAAAATGCCTTGATATTTTACTAGAGATTGATAAGGTTTGTAAACAAAATAATATAGATTATTCATTAGTAGGAGGTTCAGCAATTGGAGCAGTTGTACATAAAGGTTTTATTCCATGGGATGATGATATTGATATAGTTATGAATCGCACTAACTTCGAGAGATTTAAAAGTTTATCAAAAAAAGAGTTGCCTAGTAATTTAATGCTTAAAGATTTTGATTCTGATAATAATTTTAATTTACTTATCGCAAAAGTAATTGATCAGACTACCACTTGTGTAACAAAAAGTCAATATGGCGAGAGAATTGTTAGTGGAGTTTTTGTTGATATATCTGTGTTTGATATAGTTCCATCCAATAAACTTCTTGCGTTAAAGCAACTGTTTTATTCAAACTTAGCATTGCTATTTATTAACAAAAGACCTCCTGAAAATAAAGGGAAAGTTGTGAAGTATTGTTCCCTAATTGCACAATCAATATTACCTGAAAAATATCGATATAATGTTATTAAATATAGTGAAAAGAAAATAAAGGCATATTCTAATTCTAAAAAAGGTAATCTTTCTGAACTCGTTTTTTTTAATACGAACAGGATTCATTTCCCTTTGGATTTATTAGATAATATCATAATGGTTAAGTTTGAGAACTATCAATTCCCAGTGATGAAAAATTATCATGATTACCTCTCGTTAAGATATAATAGAGATTATACAATATTGCCTGATGTTGAGGAAAGGGTTCCTCATCACAATATTGTTTATCTAGATTTAAATGAAGGTTTTAATTCATTTAACTTTAAACAATTAGATAATAATATTTGA